The following nucleotide sequence is from Roseivirga sp. BDSF3-8.
TTCGTGCCTTACTGAAGATCACCAGGGTGGCGTCCTGGTCTTCTGCTCCGGGACTCCCGTTTACACGGTCAAAGTACTGAATGAGGCGCAGGGTATAATAGTACCCTCCGGTATGCTCCAACTCTATCTCTCCCCCTACAATGTGGGTAGCCCGGGCACCGGTGCAAACTAAGAACAGGAATAGACAAATAGTAACGTGCCGCATGCGTTAGCCTTAAGGTCTGAATAATCAATATAGTAAAAATTACCTCCGCCTACCGTCTTCCCTACATATGTCTGACACTTCAATGGTAAGAATCCCTTCGCCGGAATGGACATACTTGTCCGGGTAGTTTCAGTAATCCTTCAAAACTAACAGGACGGAGGAAAATACAAGGGATCTGAGCCACAGCCATATTCATTAAAATATTCAATTAATACAGCGCCCGGTCGAGAGGAACGGGAGAGGAACGAAAGGCGAAGGATACCCCTACCATACATGGTTTAAAGACGGTTAAGAGACGGTTCAGTAGTGGGTGGAAGGGCGGAAAGAGATGAACTAAAAAAAGGTGTAATGGCCGCAGTGGGCCTCCTTGTAAAAATACAAATTTATGGCAGCAGATCAAAGGGGTTATCACTTTATGATAGGTGGCATACCGGTGGCCTGAAGGCGATAGGGCAGGGGGGGTGAAACGGATGAAGGAGGGGTAAGGTGCGGGCAATCCGAAAAAATGCCGTAATTTTGCAGCTTATTATGGGAAGAGGCAAGAAATTTAAGCAGGAAACGCTGGAGAAGGTGCCTATCGGTGCTATGGCAGTGGAAGGTAAATGTGTGGCGCGGGTGGATAACCGTGTGGTTTTTGTAGAAGGTGTGGCGCCGGGAGATGTGGCGGACCTTCGCATTACCAAAAAGAAGAAAAACTTCTTTGAGGCACGGGCGGAGCGCATACATGAATATTCGGACAGACGTACTGAGCCCTTTTGTGAGCACTTTGATTACTGCGGAGGCTGCAAATGGCAGCATATCACGTATGAGACTCAGCTGGCATATAAGCACCAGCAGGTGATCGACTCGCTGGAGCGCATCGCTAAAGTGCCCCTGCCTGAGATAAGCCCGATACTGCCCTCTGCCGAAACCCGCTTTTACCGCAATAAGCTGGAGTTTACTTTTAGTGACAGCCGCTGGCTGACCCGGGAGGAGATCGATAGCGGGGCGGAAATCAGCCGTGAGGCGCTGGGCTTTCACGTGCCGGCACGCTTTGACCGGGTCATCGATATCCGGAAGTGCTACCTGCAGCCAGACCCGAGCAATGCGGTAAGGCAGACGATAAGGGCCTACGCTCTTGAAAATGACCTCACTTATTACAACCTGAGAGAGCATACGGGGCTACTGCGTAACTTGATCATCCGTACGGCTAATACGGGGCAGACGATGGTCATCGTGCAGTTTGGCGAACGGCAGGAGGAGGCTATAGGGGGTGTAATGGCTCACCTGAAAGAGGCTTTTCCTGACCTGACTGCCCTTATGTACATCGTGAACCTGAAGAAGAACGAAACGTTCCATGACCAGGAGGTGATCACGTATGCGGGCCGCGACTATATAGAGGAGGAAATGGAGGGGCTGCGCTTCCGTGTAGGACCTAAGTCCTTTTACCAGACCAATAGCGGGCAGGCTTATGAGCTGTATAAGGTGGCTCGTGACATGGCGGCACTTACGGGCAGTGAAACGGTATATGACTTGTATACGGGCACGGGTACGATTGCTAACTTTGTGGCCC
It contains:
- the rlmD gene encoding 23S rRNA (uracil(1939)-C(5))-methyltransferase RlmD translates to MGRGKKFKQETLEKVPIGAMAVEGKCVARVDNRVVFVEGVAPGDVADLRITKKKKNFFEARAERIHEYSDRRTEPFCEHFDYCGGCKWQHITYETQLAYKHQQVIDSLERIAKVPLPEISPILPSAETRFYRNKLEFTFSDSRWLTREEIDSGAEISREALGFHVPARFDRVIDIRKCYLQPDPSNAVRQTIRAYALENDLTYYNLREHTGLLRNLIIRTANTGQTMVIVQFGERQEEAIGGVMAHLKEAFPDLTALMYIVNLKKNETFHDQEVITYAGRDYIEEEMEGLRFRVGPKSFYQTNSGQAYELYKVARDMAALTGSETVYDLYTGTGTIANFVARQAGHVVGVEYVPEAIEDAKVNSRENGIDNTRFFAGDMKDLLTEDFVNEQGRPDVVITDPPRAGMHADVIQTLLNVSPDRIVYVSCNPATQARDLALLGEQYEVTAVQPVDMFPHTHHVENVVRLDKIS